The genomic DNA CATCGATGCTTAGACTCATAGGAGTCTGGAGGCTCATACCACTTGGCGTCGAGAGTCTCAACAGACTCGTTAATGTCTGGATAAGATAGTTCACCCTTGTCTTCAATGTCATCTTTCATAGAAGAACATGGCTGGTCGACAGGTCGAGGATTAGTGACAGCGTGAGTGTCTACTACAATGGGTACGCCGGCTGACATGATTGAAGTCGATTCAGAATCGTTGGGTTCGTTGAAAATGTCGAATCCGGGATAAGACTAGTGCTTTTGTACGAACTTCTCCTTACAATCGCTTTCATACTAAGATTCATAAAAACAGGTTTACCAAAGCACGCTTGATGACACGATTCATGTTCACTGCAGCGCTGAGTCATTAAGGATTGATTTCGTTCGATGATAAATTAACTGAGAATATGGATtggcatcttccttccttgcgaACCTGCATGTCACGTCAAGGCATAAAATTCAGTGCTAGTGCACAGATTGGCATATCCTCGCGAACCTGCCTTCCACATGTAAAAGACTGTTGCCGATGATGATCACCATCAGCATTGTAGTTTCCATGACAGGCGGCGAGGATATCACGATCCAGGCACCATCGCGAACAATGATGTGATTTGCACTAGCCATACACTGCTATCATTTTCCATAAGCTGTGATAGGTCTTTCCCTTATCTACGACTGCTGATATCAATATCAAACCTGAAATGAATTTCACAATACGTACCTGAATAAATTTCGAATAGTTGCTGTGATATGGTGTCACTTGCGTGCtgaagattgaagatgaaaacgAGGAAGAACCGACAGCTGCGTAGCAACGCGAACGCGAGACTCGTTGTTGCTAGCAGGACACCCTTTTCAAGGGTAAAAAATGCTTCCCAGGTACCATAAAGCGGAGTCAATTATGGGGCCTCTTATGTCACTCACAGCTTCCAAAACGCGGCTTTTACCATGGTAAAACAGATCTTTGGCAGACTACAAATGCATAGCAATTTCTAATACAGCTATTACAACTAAGCACTAATCACTCATTACAACCACTCCATCCACCGGGTCCAGCCAACAACACATCCCAACGCGTCTCTTCCGTCAACTGCCCAATATGCGTACTATCCACACCCCCTTTGCCAGCCTTACACTCCCTTACATCCCACAGCCAAAGCTTCCCATCTAAGTTCTCATGCCTCAACATGCCGAAACTCATCAAAGGGATTCAAATCAGGCCTTCAACAAAGAGAAAATCGTATACGTCGAATTCGTCGAAATACAGACGCGTCCGGTCTGATGGCTGCAATCCTGCTGCCAAACGCCTGAGGGGGAATGCTGCCGTTCTTTATGAGCTAGAAGAAAAGGACCGCATAAATAGAGAACGTGAATCACGATTGGCTGCGTATGCTGCATATCTTCAGCAGGCCTCTCAAGCCGCGCCAAGCGGCCCTTCTTTTGTCCAGCAAAGCCAAAACGACTCCACATCGACAGTCGACGGTGACAACGGCGCGCAGAATGAATCCGAATGTGCGATATAGATCCTGGTCCCTGGATTCCCCCCAGGCCGACGAAGGGATGGAGGTAAGGGAGGATTCATGGACCCAGACTGTAAATCAATTCATTTGGGAGCAAGCGCAAAAGAGCAAGCCCAAGGAAGCGCAGAGCCAATATCGTACCGCAAAGATTGTGTGGACGAACAAATGGAAGAACATCAGGACAGACTTGTTCGATACCTATCTCCGATACAAGCGCCTTAGCGACGAAGGAGATATCTTTCTCGGTATAGAGCACCTCAACAAGAGGTGCAAGTGCACTTCCACCAAGTCACGAGATGTTGCCTTCATCGACAGGGATAATCGTAAGTCTCAGTTTAGGCAGTTAATAGTAAAACCTCTGCTAAAtgcattttgttttttcACAGACTGTTATGAGTCAGTGCCATTCTGCAAGTGTATCCCCGATCCCGTTCGTCTTCTAGCTCGTGGCTTCATAGCCGTCTCTCCCGATACTCCCAAGACAGcaatctccatctcccttgTTCAGTATTTTGAGAGGATACGGGAAAGCGTGCCCATGTCCGTCTCTGGCTTCGCAGAAGGGTTGTGGCGGTGCCATACTCTGAGAGGAGAGGCTCACAGTTCCCACATACCCCACAGAGTACGTGCCGTCTTGAGATTTGCGACTCGACTAATGGCTCCGTACGCTAGCCTCGTAATGGAgggcctcttcttcgacaagCTTTATTCGTCTTTCGCGATCTACTTCTACAGGAGGCGCAATTCAACCGAGAGGTGTTACCCCTTGATCCTCTTGAAGAGCTCTCAACAAAAAGCGTCCAGCCTGTTTTGGACCCCGTGTCGAAAGGGATTTGCAAGCCGGTGATAGCGACCATTTTCTCGCCGCCGACGGCAATTTCAGTCACTCTAGATCTTCCACAGCTGCCAAGAATGACTTCGCCATTCGAGAGGTATGATGGCGTAACATAACTGAAGTCGATAAAGTATGGCGGACGACCTTCTGTTGATGACGGACGtgtggaggtggtgaaCAATGAGCGAAAACATGGCGATGAATACACATCATGGTTGTTCTGACTGTTGAGACCAAGAATGAGGGGAAGGTTCAGTTGTTAAATGGCTTCCAATGGAAGTTGGAGCGAAACTGGAATGCTCATGGTCCGTCAAATAACTAGCgattcatcatcgtcaactGCCATTTTGCGAGTGTCTCTTGTTCTAATTTTCTACTCTTTCGGCAACAGTATTCTGATGGAGCACAAGGGAAGAATAGCAAATAATACTACAGTGGACTGGTGAGCTGCTGATTGAAGCACCACATGCAATGGCACGCTGCTAGATATGACAGTATTTTATCAATAAATCGATTGTTCATTTTTATGAATGCGTGTAATCCTAAATTGCTATGCTGCTCTTAATAATGTGCTTCCGTCCAGAGTAAAGAGTAGTCAGCTTTGAAGAGATAATGCAATGGGacgggaaaagaagaaatgcaAATGATGCGCCCAGATGGACGTGATAGGCGGGCACTGTTGATAACCACCGATGATGAGCATGAATGATGATCAGGACGTTCAGTAACACGTAGGAgtagcttcttcttttttgcttcttcgttCGTTGTTGCGGTCGCGGCAGCATTCATCAAGCAAACAACAATTATTTGTAGCGGGCACGACAAATCGCAGCAGCAAAAAAATGGCCGAGAAATGACGATGTGATAAAAAAGTGGCGCCTTCCGATCACCATCCTCCGTCACCGAATACTAAGTGCCAGCCGCAAGGCAAGTATTTGTGGTGTTTATCTTTTTAGCGCGAAATCAACAATATCCAACGAACCTCATCTGATATTGGATCACACAATCTTTAACCGTCTGTGGTTCCCCCTCTCAAAGGTGATTTTTAACATTATACATAAAGTCCAGTACCGCCAATTATTACAGATTCTAGAGAAAAATTTCCAAATCTTTGAATCTTCCATACAAATGTGAACTTTTACCCATCACCGCAACAATAGCAGGTAAAATGATCAGGACCGCACAATAATCGACAATACGTACGCAAGAGGCAAGGTCTACTGCTGCGaacatcatcgtcattcGCAACTGGTCCTTACTCGACAGCTGGCCGCCTGAGAAAAGAACCCAGTTGATTCCCCAATTGGATAAACCCCTGCTTGTGCCGAGCTTGCCTTATTGGCGACTTGAAGGAGCATGCAATAATTTCGTGTGATATtgaaaaaatgaagatAGCGACATCCCAGATGTCATCTTTGGTTAACGGTCAAACCCGAAATCATCTGATCATTCACTCAAGCAGCCAGTAAATCACTTAAAAGATCACCGTCACCCACACtactctccttccttttcaacagTAACAtcactttcttcattttaCAACTTAGTTTACCTTTCTAACCAACAACAATGCCTGTTGCTCTCGCCACTCCCACCATCAACCCAATCGAGTCCATCAAGACTAGCCTCGCCGCCGTCGATGTGAACAAGGAGACTCCCTTTGACCTTCGAGCATACTCTCACTTCGACTCCACTCCCAGCATCGGTACGGAGTTCCGAGACTCACCTTCTAAGGACGGCAAGCCGGTCTTGAGTATTCGAGACATCCTCGGGAATGATGAGCGGTTGAAGGCCCTCGGGCGACTCGTGTAAGTGTTGTTGAGCGGCTATCCCGGATTTGCGGCTAACTGAAGACGTAGTTCTGAGCGAGGCgttgtcttcttccgtgACGCCACAATCTCCCCtgaagagcagaaggagcTTGTCGAAGCTCTTGGTCTCCACGGCGGAAAGCCTAAGACCAGCGGTCTACACATCCACCCTCTTACTCTTGAGGGCAGCGAGCTTGGTGATGAAATCAGTGTTATCTCGAACCAGTTCGTTTTCGACAAAAAATTCCAGAATAGGGAAGACACCGTTTTGAAGAGACCTTTGGGTAGTTCACTCTGGGTAAGTTGAAAGTTATTATGGCACTACCTAGGGAGTCAGCGCTCATAATAGACTACAGCATTCTGATGTTACCTTTGAACCCCACCCTTCTGACTACGCCACCCTTCAGATCAGAACCCTTCCCGAGAGCGGTGGTAAGTGTATTCACTTCAAACAACACTAATGTTCCTTCACTCACATGACTGCAGGTGACACTCTATGGGCTTCCGCTTATGAGGCCTACGACCGTCTTTCTCCCGCATACAGAACCTTCCTCGAAAATCTCACTGCCACCCACATCGGTCAAAATTTCCTTAACATCGTCCGCGAATCCAACGCCACTGTCCGAGAGCCACGAGGTGCTCCCGAGAACATCGGCCAACACTTGAGCGCCGTCCATCCTGTCATCAGAACCAACCCCGTCACCGGTTGGAAGGGTCTCTTTGTCAACCGAGTTTTtaccaagaagatcaaCGAGTTGACTCAGCAAGAATCTGACAGTTTGCTTGAGTTCCTATTTGAGCACGTCACTGGTAACCATGATATTCAGGTCCGATTCCGATGGGAGGAGAACAATCTTGTAAGTCCACGTTGATCAAAGGTCCCTTGGGAGGGGAATTTGCTAAATTGCGTTCGCTGTAATAGGCCATCTGGGACAACAGATGCACTTTCCGTGAGTACCACTTATCATCCACTTACTCGCACAAATGCTGAGCGCTCTTTAGACGCTGCCACTTGGGATTTGGACAAGAACGTTCGAGAAGGAACTAGGTCTGTCTCCGTCGGTGAGAGGCCATTCTACGACCCCAACTCCATCAGCCGTCGTGAAGCTCTGTatattgaaaaggaaaagcttCAGAAGGTAAACGAGGCAGTCTGAGATGGGTTGTAAATTAAATACTTTTCGGCCTTCTGATTCGCCAAAAATAAGATTTTTAAAGTTGTCAAAAGAAGCAGGCGTTGTCATGTCGTAGCAATGCAGGTTCTCAGTGATGATTTATGTGAATATGGTGCACTTACTACATGTGAGATTGGCGGCTTTGACTGGATTTAAGCAGGCATCACACAGAATGCATATGATGTCTAACCTTAAAGCGTCATTGCCGAATGGCGAGGACTGCTTTGTTTTGCCCGTAACTCGGAAATGCAAGTGTTGACTCTGCTGCGTACAATATGAGTACAATGCATTTTTAGCTTGATTCTATCCTTGTGTAATATCTAGTTCTCTAACTGCACGCTAGTTTATATCAGCATATGCTATAAGCTTATCAACGACGTCCTACCTCTAGATTGAACAAATAATCATCCTTCACATGAGGATATAGATGCCGCACACTCTCCGCAAGCTTGAAAAGATAATCCTGAAATCATCATGAGTCAACGATCGTAGGGAAACAGTGCATTACGACACTTACTTTATTAGGTCCAGAAGGACCTTCCCTTACCAAGATAGTTTTCGCGAGAGTGTCTAAAGGTTCGTAACCAACTAAAGAGACCTGCGTCAATCGCATTGTGGAGGATAAAATAGTCGAGGCTCACCGAATGCAGGGTCTTCGGGTTTACCTATCCATATGGTCGACTGAGACTCAATTCAGTATGATAGCAGAAGTTAAGTAACCTAACGCTTACACTTTCAACAGTGAtaatctcttccttgccatcagCTGATCGGGTGTATACGGGAACGAGATGGCAGGTGTAACCGTGCTGAATTTGTGATAAGCATTAATCAATATGAAGTCAACGGGATGTTTCTCTTAAATACCTTTTCTCTATACTCTGGCTCAAAATCAGTCACAGTCCGTAAGTTGAGGACTATTGCTCACCCATGTATGCTTttacttcttctgccttctcTGGGTCTATTCGATAGGCGATTCCCCACACATAGTCGTCAGGTAGGATTTCACCATCTTTAAGTTCCTGAACATGATGATCAGTTCAGTCGAcgtggaagagagaggtgTAGGTGCACTAACAATTCCTTCTAGTGCATGCCACACCTTCGCTTCAACGACAGTGACAACTCGACCTGGGTGTTCGGGAGTTCCACGGTGATCATTCGATGACTGTGCAAATCTTCGGACCACACCCTTCACATAACCAGATCCTTCAGAATCAGCTCCTGGATTGTCCAGGTAACAACTTACTCTGTTCCACTGTATGTGGTCTAATAGGGATTCGTCAGCTGAAGTCCCCAGTCGTTAGTTTTTTTAGGGAAGCACTCACGGGGGTTTGAAGATCAAACTCCCGTAGCCGAAAACCCAGTAAACCATaattattttctttttatATCAATGAAGATCTACCAGTGGAGAGTGCAAAACTGTAGTCGTTGTTGGAGGAAAGTCACAGACTGAACAGATACATAATTCCGGGACGGCTTTCGTTAATGTTCGTCTCACTGGCTGTCTATCATTTGTAATACTTACTTTCGGCAATGACCACAAGTCACAACAAGAGGATAGGTGACAacgtcatcatcaccttTTGACGGAGAGTATTCTTATGGGCTGGCCGGACATAGAATTTAAACAGTATGCAAGTTGTGCTTTCCGTCTTGTTGTCCTGTGCATGGTGTACAACAAGGCTGTAGAAATATTACTCGACTTCAACAGGAagatgcatgcatgcataaTAAAAGCAGTTGTTCTCTAGAAGTATTTCTCTGCATTTTTCGGTTCGCCGCGCGCAGCCAGCCATCCGAAATCAAGGTTTACCAGCCAGATTCAAACCGTAAGTCGCGTCGCCCAGATCTCCTTTTTATCCAAGTCCAAGCCTTCAgctcttctcaaacaaCGCCCATACTACTGGGTCTGCTGCGACAGCATCTGACTCTACTCATACTCCTCTTATTACTGGTTTTTGGCAGTGAGGCATCGCGCCGACGTACCCAACACCATGCTCGGACTTCCGTCCGCCGTCTTATCtactctcctcctctcctcaagcGTTATCCTACGCAGCCATGCTTTCCGAGGTACGCCGTTTCTCTTTGGTGGGTACCGATGAAGTCACGACTGACTCTCAGATATTGCAGTCCCTATCAGCGATACAGATTCGCTGCGGGAAGTATGCTCTGGCATGTATGGAGGCAAAGACGCCTACATAGAAGGTCAGCCGAAATTGACCTATCTCAATAAGTCCAAGCTAAACCTTTAATGTAGTTACCTTTGATCAGACGTCATCTGGACAAGTTGCTTTGGTAATTTACGAATGGAAAGATGTCCAGTACCTGGGAGCGCAGAATGGAGACGAGGCTGTGAGTGGTGTCAGCGTACTGTCACTGGTTCACTTATGGATATTGACCACCGCCGCATGGTTAGCGGACATACATCTGTACAACATCTGCCGTCCGGTCTGGTATTTGCTCGGATTCCCAGCTAGGTTCCTTCCTTACATCCTTCCCCGACGATGTCTCCCCTGAGTCGTCAAGTATCTTCACTACACCTCTCAAGTTCTCGAACGACTATACCCCAACTCCCACGacagacgaagatgacgatgtgGCCCTGCCGACAGAGAATGAGGACGACCAAGGGGAGACTGCCACCAACGTTGCTGAGGAGCATGTCCAGGAAACTGGCTCAGTAGACgatgatatggatgaagatgcggCTGatcaggaagaagctgaacAGATTGAAGAGTTAGCTGAAACTTTGGGGGATGGATGGCGAAAGAGGCAGGTGGGAGGTATTGTGGACGACATTGCAACGGCTGTGGCAACTTCCGATGATGAGTCGACTGAGGACTCTGGAGACTGGACAGAAACCCTATCGTCCACGATGGCCGAATCTGACTCATCTACCTCCACGGACCAGGTATCAGTTCCTGTTTACAGCGCCCCCATCACCTATGCTGTACCCAAAACCGGATACTACTGCGTGGGGATTGTTCCTGTCACCCTTGTCAACTCTAGAGACGATGTTCAAGAACGACGAGCTACTCATGCCGAGTACTCTGGTATGGTGTTGTTCCGCAACAACTTTGCTGGAGAGCTCCCAGCTGTGGAATACCCCAAGATTCACGTGAGCTTCTAGCTTCAAAGATTACCTGCCAACCTTGCTGACTCCCTTCAGTTCTATTTCGCTCTGAGCATCGTATATTTCGTCCTCGGATGTGGGTGGGCTTATCTTTGCACCAAACACCACCGAGAACTCCTGTAAGCCTTTATATACATGAGGAACAATGAACATACTCTGACAATCCCTGGCAGCCCTATGCAGTACTACATTTCCGGCACTATCgtctttctcatcatcgaGATGCTCGCTCAATTCGCATACTACCGCTACATCAACAAACACGGCGGAGGGACGGCCTCTCtcgctttcctttttgtcaTCGCTGTCTTGAATGCCGCTCGGAACTctctcagcttcttcctcttgctcaTAGTCTGCATGGGTCTCTCTGTGGTCACTCATAGTTTAGGTAGTGTTATGCACAAGGTTAGGTTATTGACTGCCTTGCACTTTATCTTCGGTGGTGAGTCAACCTCTAATCGTCGTCTGTCAAGGAGCTGATGTGTTGAACAGTGATGTACTCTGTGGGGACTGTGAAAGTTGAACTCGACGTAAGTTCCTTGCATACACATAGCTTAGGGCGGAGTTGACAGCCCGATAGGACGCATCTCTGCTCAtggtccttcttctcattttcCCCCTTTCACTGACTCTCACCGCATTTCTTATGTGGATTATCGTCAGCCTCAACGGTGAGCTCTTTTCCCACCCATCTGCTCCATACGTCTAGCTGATTCCCTTTTACGTAGGTACTATCATGCATCTTCAAGCTCGTAAACAACGTCACAAGCTTCAAATGTTCCAGCGTCTATGGCGTATCTTGGTCATTAGTGTTATCGCTGTTGCTGCCTTCTTTGTCGTGTCTAGTATGAGCCTGTCAAAcaggatgaatgaaggTATGTTCCTTGCAAGCGGAATGCAGGTGGTTATGGGAATGAGGGCTTAAAAAGCTGACAAATGTGTAGACTATACTCCTAATAGCTGGAGGTATAGGTGGATCTTGTTGGATGGTTCTCTGGCTACTATATATCTATGTGCTTTCACAGCCATTGCTTACTTATGGCGCCCGGTGGGTCCCTTTGCATGTTAAACAATTTCGAGACCAGGAACTAATTCTCGGTTCCCTCCAATGACATAGACCCGAGACAACGTTCGTTTCTCCATGTCACAAGAACTCGCGCAAGACGAAGCCGAAGCAGATGCTGAAGACTATGAAATTGATGCGCTCGAGAATGGACGTGGTCGCGGCTTCGGCGGACATCAGcagcttctttctcaacaCGATGAGGATtatgacgaggatgaacGAAAGGGGCCGGTGAGAAATGGGGTAGGGGAGGAGAATGTGGTCTTTGCGATGGGGGATGAtagtgatgaggaagaagatcatgTGCATGGGCATGGACATCGGGAAACAGAGTATAGGGATAGTGGAGAGGTTGGAGGGAGTAGTGAGCTGGGCAGGGCGAGAAGCAAGGATcgtggaaaagatgattaggaaaggaggaggaaggcatCTTGACACATGAGTGGTGGTGATAAAAAAAACACTTGTGATAGGATTATGCACCCATATTACACTTCTGTTGGGCGTCATTATTAATGACTCTGAAAAGCGCCCTTCCTCCGAAAAGTGCCCTTCCAGAAAAATCCACAACATATAAGTATGGCTCCTCGTATATTCGCCTATCTACCCAACGTGCCCTTCTGACTAATCTTAAAACCACTTATGACCCCACAGTGCCAGTTTCTCCAGCCAAcctcatccccttcttgTGGCATTTGATCCTACAACCCCTTTTCGTTCAATGGAGCACAAGCAGGAGGCCTGTTAGGATCTCCAACGGTGTCCGATAACGTTCCCAGCCCGGAAATACTAATATCGATAGCGTTTCTGTGCTTCAGAAACTCGCCCAAAGAGAGACATCCCCCCCCCGGAGTTCCGGTGGCGATCACATCCCCCCACTGGAGAGTAATACCCATTGAACAGGTGGCAATGAGGGTGGGGATGTCGAAGATAAGTTGTGACGTATTGGCGGACTGACGAACTTGGCCGTTTACGCGGGTTTCGAGCATCATATTGGGTCAGTCTAGGGCAGAAGCTTGAAAATGGGTTAGTGAAAATCTTAAGCAAGGATTTAACTCCTTGTAAGAGGTTCCGATAAGCTTTGCTGTAGAATGGTTTCTGTGACTCTACGAACGCCTGCACCGTGTGAACAGTTGCATGGACTGCAGCTTTGAGGAT from Cryptococcus deuterogattii R265 chromosome 11, complete sequence includes the following:
- a CDS encoding taurine dioxygenase, producing the protein MPVALATPTINPIESIKTSLAAVDVNKETPFDLRAYSHFDSTPSIGTEFRDSPSKDGKPVLSIRDILGNDERLKALGRLVSERGVVFFRDATISPEEQKELVEALGLHGGKPKTSGLHIHPLTLEGSELGDEISVISNQFVFDKKFQNREDTVLKRPLGSSLWHSDVTFEPHPSDYATLQIRTLPESGGDTLWASAYEAYDRLSPAYRTFLENLTATHIGQNFLNIVRESNATVREPRGAPENIGQHLSAVHPVIRTNPVTGWKGLFVNRVFTKKINELTQQESDSLLEFLFEHVTGNHDIQVRFRWEENNLAIWDNRCTFHAATWDLDKNVREGTRSVSVGERPFYDPNSISRREALYIEKEKLQKVNEAV
- a CDS encoding major facilitator protein, coding for MLGLPSAVLSTLLLSSSVILRSHAFRVPISDTDSLREVCSGMYGGKDAYIEVTFDQTSSGQVALVIYEWKDVQYLGAQNGDEARTYICTTSAVRSGICSDSQLGSFLTSFPDDVSPESSSIFTTPLKFSNDYTPTPTTDEDDDVALPTENEDDQGETATNVAEEHVQETGSVDDDMDEDAADQEEAEQIEELAETLGDGWRKRQVGGIVDDIATAVATSDDESTEDSGDWTETLSSTMAESDSSTSTDQVSVPVYSAPITYAVPKTGYYCVGIVPVTLVNSRDDVQERRATHAEYSGMVLFRNNFAGELPAVEYPKIHFYFALSIVYFVLGCGWAYLCTKHHRELLPMQYYISGTIVFLIIEMLAQFAYYRYINKHGGGTASLAFLFVIAVLNAARNSLSFFLLLIVCMGLSVVTHSLGSVMHKVRLLTALHFIFGVMYSVGTVKVELDDASLLMVLLLIFPLSLTLTAFLMWIIVSLNGTIMHLQARKQRHKLQMFQRLWRILVISVIAVAAFFVVSSMSLSNRMNEDYTPNSWRYRWILLDGSLATIYLCAFTAIAYLWRPTRDNVRFSMSQELAQDEAEADAEDYEIDALENGRGRGFGGHQQLLSQHDEDYDEDERKGPVRNGVGEENVVFAMGDDSDEEEDHVHGHGHRETEYRDSGEVGGSSELGRARSKDRGKDD